A stretch of Myxococcus hansupus DNA encodes these proteins:
- a CDS encoding helix-turn-helix domain-containing protein yields the protein MRTTLLHRSRAVSVLDYRCDAKPGESAFEERHGVSSVSYVRRGSFGYHARGASYELVAGATLVGHAGDEFHCTHEHHLAGDECLSLQFSEALVEELGGGLNTWRVGALPPLPSLMMLGELAQQTAEGHTQLGLDEVALAFAARFVRTVSGRREAPLRMTTRNRRQAVEAALFLEERADAPLSLEELAAMTGLSPFHFLRVFRRVLGVTPHQYLVHLRLRRAARLLSTDAPITRIAYDVGFGDLSNFVRTFRRAAGVSPRAFRKASRGDRKILQEKMVHTA from the coding sequence ATGCGCACCACCCTCCTGCATCGTTCGCGCGCCGTCTCCGTCCTGGACTACCGGTGCGACGCGAAGCCGGGCGAAAGCGCATTCGAGGAGCGGCACGGGGTCTCCTCGGTGTCGTATGTCCGGCGGGGGAGCTTCGGGTACCACGCTCGTGGCGCTTCGTATGAGCTCGTAGCGGGAGCGACCCTGGTCGGCCATGCGGGAGATGAATTCCACTGCACGCACGAGCACCATCTGGCGGGTGATGAGTGCCTGTCGCTCCAGTTCTCCGAAGCGCTCGTGGAGGAACTGGGCGGCGGATTGAACACGTGGCGAGTGGGGGCCCTGCCACCGCTCCCGTCCCTGATGATGCTCGGTGAGCTCGCACAACAGACGGCCGAGGGCCACACCCAGCTTGGCCTGGATGAAGTGGCGCTGGCGTTCGCGGCGCGGTTCGTCCGCACCGTCTCGGGTCGACGTGAGGCACCGTTGCGAATGACCACGCGGAATCGACGACAGGCCGTTGAAGCCGCGCTCTTCCTGGAGGAACGCGCGGACGCGCCGCTGTCGCTCGAGGAGCTCGCGGCGATGACGGGCCTGAGCCCGTTCCACTTCCTCCGTGTCTTCCGCCGCGTGCTGGGTGTCACGCCTCACCAGTACCTGGTTCACTTGCGCCTGCGACGGGCCGCGCGCCTGCTATCGACGGATGCGCCCATCACGCGCATCGCGTACGACGTGGGCTTTGGGGACCTCTCCAACTTCGTGCGCACGTTCCGCCGCGCGGCGGGCGTCTCGCCTCGCGCGTTCCGGAAGGCCTCGCGCGGAGACCGCAAGATTCTCCAAGAGAAGATGGTGCACACGGCCTAG
- a CDS encoding DUF1801 domain-containing protein codes for MAGKTAKKSATVAKKTVAKKTTTAKKAVAAKKTVAKKTTTAKKATAKNAPPKLLSGGNPQIAKGYGDAPIQAYIAAMPGWKRAVGSRLDAIIERTVPGVVKAVKWNSPMYGVEGQGWFLGIHCFAKYIKVAFFRGKQLKPLPPSDSKSQDTRYLDIREDETFDEAQFVDWVKQASKLPGERM; via the coding sequence ATGGCCGGCAAGACAGCCAAGAAGTCCGCGACCGTGGCCAAGAAGACCGTGGCCAAGAAGACCACGACGGCGAAGAAGGCCGTGGCGGCCAAGAAGACCGTGGCCAAGAAGACCACGACGGCGAAGAAGGCCACCGCGAAGAATGCGCCGCCGAAGCTTCTCTCCGGCGGCAATCCGCAAATCGCGAAGGGCTACGGCGACGCCCCCATCCAGGCCTACATCGCGGCCATGCCGGGTTGGAAGCGCGCCGTCGGGAGTCGGCTCGACGCGATCATTGAACGCACCGTCCCTGGCGTGGTCAAGGCCGTCAAATGGAACTCGCCCATGTATGGCGTCGAGGGACAGGGGTGGTTCCTCGGCATCCATTGCTTCGCGAAGTACATCAAGGTGGCGTTCTTCCGCGGCAAACAATTGAAGCCGCTCCCGCCCAGTGACTCCAAGTCCCAGGACACGCGCTACCTCGACATCCGCGAGGACGAGACTTTCGACGAGGCGCAGTTCGTCGACTGGGTGAAGCAAGCGAGCAAGTTGCCCGGCGAGCGGATGTAG
- a CDS encoding SRPBCC family protein has protein sequence MSSLCKDITTRATPEAVWDAIRDIGALHTRLVPGFVVDTRLEAGARVVTFGNGMVVREPIVTVDDERRRLVWGAEGGPLTHYNGAVQVFAEGTGSRVVWTADFLPHDASAIVGPMIEAGMVAMKKALDAAAA, from the coding sequence ATGTCATCCCTCTGCAAGGACATCACGACGCGCGCCACACCCGAAGCGGTGTGGGACGCAATCCGAGACATTGGCGCCCTCCACACCCGGTTGGTTCCGGGCTTCGTCGTCGACACCCGACTCGAAGCCGGAGCCCGCGTCGTCACTTTTGGCAACGGGATGGTCGTCCGCGAGCCCATCGTCACGGTCGACGACGAACGACGGCGCCTCGTGTGGGGAGCGGAAGGCGGGCCGCTGACGCACTACAACGGCGCGGTCCAGGTCTTCGCGGAGGGCACGGGGAGCCGCGTCGTCTGGACCGCCGATTTCCTGCCCCACGACGCCAGCGCCATCGTCGGGCCCATGATTGAAGCGGGCATGGTGGCCATGAAGAAGGCGCTCGACGCAGCGGCGGCCTGA
- a CDS encoding DUF1801 domain-containing protein yields the protein MKAPSEETGKPASELIDERIAELGDWRGKTLARMRALIKEAVPDVVEEWKWRGTPVWSKDGGICTGESYKSAVKLTFHKGASLKDPTQLFNSSLEGNVRRAIDIHEGEEIDAKAFKALVREAVALNSPSGKKATKRK from the coding sequence ATGAAGGCCCCCTCTGAAGAAACCGGCAAGCCGGCCTCCGAGCTCATCGACGAGAGAATCGCCGAGCTGGGCGACTGGCGCGGCAAGACGCTCGCCAGGATGCGCGCCCTCATCAAGGAGGCGGTCCCCGACGTCGTGGAGGAGTGGAAGTGGCGGGGGACCCCGGTGTGGTCCAAGGACGGGGGCATCTGCACGGGCGAGTCCTACAAGTCAGCCGTGAAGCTGACCTTCCACAAGGGCGCATCCTTGAAGGACCCCACCCAGCTCTTCAACTCGAGCCTCGAGGGAAACGTGCGGCGCGCCATCGACATTCACGAAGGCGAGGAGATTGACGCGAAGGCATTCAAGGCGCTCGTGCGCGAGGCGGTCGCGCTCAACTCCCCGAGTGGAAAGAAGGCCACGAAGCGCAAGTGA
- a CDS encoding helix-turn-helix transcriptional regulator, translated as MSPSEALARELAELASLRRARDLMDREFESNLDVEAIARAAFMSPAHFSRRFRQEYGESPYSYLMTRRVERAMALLRRGDMNVTEVCMAVGWSSLGSFSASFTRLVGVPPSTYRTLDHTEDRVLPACIQKERTRPHRAGLEKQSPARSATVKP; from the coding sequence ATGTCTCCCTCAGAGGCCCTGGCGCGAGAACTCGCCGAGCTTGCGAGCCTGCGGCGCGCCCGTGACCTGATGGACCGCGAGTTCGAGAGCAACCTCGACGTCGAGGCGATTGCCCGCGCGGCCTTCATGTCACCCGCTCACTTCTCGCGGCGATTTCGCCAGGAGTATGGGGAGAGCCCGTACTCGTACTTGATGACACGTCGTGTCGAGCGGGCGATGGCCCTGCTGCGCCGTGGCGACATGAACGTCACCGAGGTGTGCATGGCCGTGGGCTGGTCCTCGCTGGGCTCGTTCAGCGCGAGCTTCACCCGGCTGGTGGGCGTGCCTCCCTCCACCTACCGCACCCTGGACCACACGGAGGACCGTGTGCTGCCCGCTTGCATCCAGAAGGAGCGGACCCGCCCTCATCGAGCAGGATTGGAGAAGCAATCCCCAGCGCGGAGCGCCACAGTGAAGCCATGA
- a CDS encoding VOC family protein — protein sequence MTLKLSVAHLTVDNPELALTFYRDALGLNLVGDVSNGPFRWLTLVSPDQPEVQIVLSQPHAGRTQEDGDTVARLLAKGSLGGAIFSSSDLNATFEKLRAARADIVQEPTDQPWGVRDCAVRDPAGNMIRISQA from the coding sequence ATGACACTCAAGCTCTCTGTCGCGCACCTCACCGTGGACAACCCCGAACTCGCCCTGACCTTCTACCGGGACGCCCTGGGCCTGAACCTCGTGGGCGATGTCTCCAACGGCCCCTTCCGCTGGCTCACGCTCGTCTCCCCCGACCAGCCGGAGGTCCAGATTGTCCTCAGCCAGCCCCATGCCGGCCGGACGCAGGAGGACGGCGACACGGTGGCACGCCTGCTGGCCAAGGGGTCGCTGGGCGGCGCCATCTTCAGCAGCAGCGACCTCAATGCGACCTTCGAGAAGCTGCGCGCCGCCCGTGCGGACATCGTGCAGGAGCCCACCGACCAGCCGTGGGGTGTCCGCGACTGCGCCGTGCGTGATCCCGCCGGCAACATGATTCGCATCAGCCAGGCGTGA